From Nicotiana tabacum cultivar K326 chromosome 15, ASM71507v2, whole genome shotgun sequence, the proteins below share one genomic window:
- the LOC107759276 gene encoding uncharacterized protein LOC107759276, which translates to MPGYLAQFLSNPNFTFVGVWVEGDAEKLMCDHGLFVANTVDLNRLELLYYGEYVYGKMGLKRMAKALLGKARGCYFENLSYEQFEYGAIDAFVSFEIGKKLFNAMAERRN; encoded by the coding sequence ATGCCCGGTTACCTCGCACAATTTCTGAGTAACCCAAATTTCACATTCGTTGGTGTCTGGGTTGAGGGAGATGCTGAGAAGTTGATGTGTGATCACGGGCTTTTTGTGGCGAATACTGTGGATTTGAATCGACTTGAATTGTTGTATTATGGAGAATATGTGTATGGAAAGATGGGTTTGAAGAGAATGGCaaaagcactacttgggaaagcCAGAGGATGTTACTTTGAGAATTTGAGCTATGAACAATTTGAATATGGTGCtattgatgcttttgtgtcgTTTGAGATTGGAAAGAAATTGTTTAATGCAATGGCAGAGAGAAGGAATTGA